One stretch of Cohnella algarum DNA includes these proteins:
- a CDS encoding phage holin family protein, which produces MKFLGHVVRFIVSALVLMIVGFLVPQFSVGGFWSALLLALVIAVLGWIIEGIFGKRVTPFGRGIVGFLTSAIVIWLAQFVVGNVDVTLLGALLAALVIGIIDLFIPVGNPFRAGKNHS; this is translated from the coding sequence ATGAAATTTCTCGGGCATGTCGTTCGCTTTATCGTGTCCGCGCTCGTCCTCATGATCGTCGGCTTTCTCGTTCCCCAATTTTCGGTTGGCGGATTTTGGAGCGCGCTGCTGCTGGCCCTTGTCATCGCCGTCCTCGGATGGATTATCGAGGGGATTTTCGGCAAGCGCGTAACCCCGTTCGGCAGGGGCATCGTCGGGTTTTTGACGAGCGCGATCGTGATCTGGCTGGCGCAGTTCGTCGTGGGAAATGTGGACGTAACGCTGCTTGGCGCCTTGCTGGCCGCGCTGGTGATCGGCATCATCGATCTGTTCATCCCGGTCGGCAATCCGTTTCGCGCCGGGAAGAACCATTCCTGA
- a CDS encoding cytochrome C oxidase subunit II translates to MQKKWAALLTSAALALALSACGGGGNESDSNAAEEAAASASETLTIKASNWAFDQSEYAIPKDTQVEIELLNEEGAHGIEIEGADVKLDGSKKSKVVTLEAGTYTIKCNIMCGTGHLNMTAKLVVQ, encoded by the coding sequence ATGCAAAAGAAATGGGCTGCGTTGCTGACTTCCGCCGCTCTTGCCCTCGCCTTGTCGGCGTGCGGCGGAGGCGGAAACGAGAGCGATTCGAACGCCGCGGAGGAAGCGGCGGCCAGCGCTTCGGAAACGTTGACGATCAAGGCGTCGAACTGGGCGTTCGACCAATCCGAATACGCCATTCCGAAAGATACGCAGGTGGAAATCGAACTCCTCAACGAGGAGGGCGCGCACGGAATCGAAATCGAAGGCGCGGACGTCAAGCTGGACGGCTCCAAAAAGTCCAAAGTGGTCACGCTGGAAGCCGGCACTTATACGATCAAGTGCAACATCATGTGCGGCACCGGTCATTTGAATATGACCGCCAAGCTCGTCGTTCAGTAA